In Aedes albopictus strain Foshan chromosome 3, AalbF5, whole genome shotgun sequence, the following are encoded in one genomic region:
- the LOC109425987 gene encoding luciferin sulfotransferase-like: MGKNMHSIILAPSAIRPSRSIRMFSFEKINNQVLNRIECPGTEKHYRVTLPNGLPENIPDVLKDGENRYSIMIETYLPLADRIKNFQVYEDDVWVVTFPKCGTTWTQEMVWLLNNNLNYDYARKHSLEERFPFLELTGALTLIGGDSVTEVEQLARPRHIKSHLTAMLLPDQIWTVKPRIIYVSRNPKDAATSFYHHYRNIVGYDGPREHFFDAFLGNNLIYAPFGDHVKDYWKLKDQENVLFITFEQMKTNLRKVVMQVATFLGKTFTDQEVDVLEEHLSVDSMRANKSCNMDALVEWAKRVNYSEERRQNDANEFRFIRNGKIGTYKIDMSEDYIERFNEFEKILTENIGCNFHF, encoded by the exons ATGGGCAAAAATATGCACAGTATTATTCTAGCACCATCCGCAATAAGACCTTCCAGATCAATAAGAATGTTCAGCTTTGAAAAAATCAACAATCAAGTATTGAACCGTATTGAGTGTCCCGGAACGGAAAAGCATTACAGAGTTACCCTTCCCAATGGATTACCCGAAAATATTCCGGATGTTTTGAAAGATGGCGAAAATCGTTACTCTATCATGATCGAAACATATTTGCCGTTGGCCGACAGGATTAAAAATttccaagtgtacgaagatgacGTGTGGGTGGTGACATTCCCTAAATGTGGAACTACGTGGACCCAGGAAATGGTTTGGTTGTTGAACAACAATCTCAACTACGATTACGCCAGAAAACATTCGTTGGAAGAAAGATTTCCTTTTCTTGA ACTAACCGGGGCGTTGACTTTGATCGGGGGTGATTCGGTGACTGAGGTGGAGCAACTGGCTCGACCACGCCATATCAAGTCACATCTTACGGCCATGCTGCTCCCGGATCAAATTTGGACAGTAAAACCGAGGATAATCTACGTTTCACGGAATCCAAAAGATGCCGCAACGTCCTTCTATCATCACTATCGCAACATTGTTGGTTACGATGGACCCAGGGAGCACTTTTTCGATGCCTTTCTGGGTAACAATTTAATTTACGCGCCTTTTGGAGACCATGTGAAAGACTATTGGAAGCTGAAGGACCAGGAAAACGTTTTGTTCATTACCTTCGAGCAGATGAAAACAAACTTGAGAAAAGTAGTTATGCAGGTAGCCACATTTTTGGGTAAAACATTTACGGATCAGGAAGTGGATGTTCTGGAGGAACATCTCTCGGTAGATTCAATGCGAG CTAACAAATCATGTAACATGGATGCACTTGTGGAATGGGCGAAGAGGGTCAACTACAGCGAAGAAAGGAGACAGAACGACGCAAATGAGTTTAG atttataCGCAATGGAAAAATTGGAACTTACAAAATTGATATGAGCGAGGACTACATTGAACGTTTCAACGAATTTGAGAAAATCTTAACAGAAAATATCGGATGTAACTTCCATTTTTAG
- the LOC115268040 gene encoding general transcription factor IIH subunit 4, with translation MSTDAAKGSKSTTSSLITKPANLECKNLEEYLKSRPPDALEKLYNYPAICLAVYRELPEIARQFVIRILFVEQAIPQAVVSSWGSQVYAKENVLVSRVLTELGVWRSAGLTGGLEAWEICPTFKKNLKIALLGGGRPWSMSNALDPDQKSRDIEFLDAYAMSRWRCVLHYMVGAGSSKGMEGEGISPDAVRILLHANLMKRDESDGSPVITRQGFQFLLLDTQAQVWHFMLQYLDTCEARGLDLAECLSMLFQLSFSTLGRDYSSEGLSQGLLTFLQHLREFGLVYQRKRKEGRFYPTRLAHNITSKNAVQTIQEDGSSVQDKGYIIVETNYRVYAYTDSNLQVALLGLFTELLYRFPNLVVGVLTRDSVRQAFRGGITAEQIISYLEQHAHPTMLNMEQAINSKSPLPPTVVDQIKLWENERNRFTYTEGVVYNQFLSQGDFNTLRDYAQSIGVMTWQNERTRTMVVTKNGHDDVKRFWKRYSKGGS, from the exons ATGTCCACGGATGCGGCCAAAGGCTCCAAGAGCACAACTTCCTCGCTCATAACCAAACCGGCCAACCTCGAATGCAAGAACCTAGAGGAGTACCTCAAATCTCGCCCGCCGGATGCCCTGGAAAAGCTGTACAACTATCCGGCAATTTGCCTGGCCGTGTACCG GGAGTTGCCGGAAATCGCCCGTCAATTCGTGATACGCATATTGTTTGTCGAGCAAGCCATTCCTCAGGCTGTGGTGTCTTCCTGGGGATCACAGGTGTATGCCAA GGAAAATGTCCTTGTTTCACGCGTGCTGACCGAGTTGGGTGTGTGGCGTAGCGCGGGATTGACTGGCGGGCTGGAAGCATGGGAAATATGCCCCACATTCAAGAAGAATTTGAAGATTGCCTTGCTGGGTGGTGGCCGCCCGTGGTCCATGTCCAATGCGTTGGATCCGGACCAGAAGTCTAGGGATATTGAGTTTCTGGATGCCTATGCCATGTCGCGATGGCGCTGTGTGCTGCACTATATGGTGGGTGCCGGAAGTTCCAAAGGAATGGAAGGTGAAGGAATATCACCGGATGCCGTTAGGATTCTTCTCCACGCGAACCTTATGAAGCGGGATGAATCAGACGGAAGTCCGGTAATTACGCGTCAGGGTTTCCAATTTCTGCTGCTCGATACGCAAGCTCAGGTGTGGCATTTCATGCTCCAGTATTTGGATACCTGCGAAGCCCGGGGCCTCGATCTGGCCGAATGTCTCTCGATGCTGTTTCAATTGAGCTTTTCCACGCTGGGTCGTGATTACAGCTCGGAGGGATTGAGCCAGGGCTTGCTGACGTTCCTACAGCATCTGCGAGAATTCGGACTAGTTTATCAGCGCAAAAGGAAAGAAGGTCGATTCTATCCCACCAGACTGGCCCACAATATAACGTCAAAGAATGCGGTTCAAACGATTCAGGAAGACGGAAGTTCCGTCCAAGACAAGGGTTACATTATTGTGGAGACAAATTACCGGGTGTATGCCTACACCGATTCTAACCTGCAGGTGGCCTTGCTGGGATTGTTCACCGAACTCTTATATCGCTTCCCGAATCTGGTGGTTGGCGTTTTGACAAGAGATTCAGTTCGGCAGGCTTTCCGAGGTGGTATCACGGCCGAACAAATCATCAGTTATCTGGAGCAGCATGCACATCCAACG ATGCTGAACATGGAGCAAGCAATCAATTCCAAGTCCCCTCTACCGCCGACCGTCGTGGACCAAATCAAGCTGTGGGAAAACGAGCGGAATCGGTTCACCTATACCGAAGGAGTGGTGTACAACCAGTTCCTGTCCCAAGGAGATTTCAACACCCTGCGAGACTACGCTCAATCGATCGGGGTAATGACCTGGCAGAACGAGCGAACCCGTACCATGGTAGTGACCAAAAATGGCCACGACGACGTGAAGCGATTCTGGAAACGGTATTCCAAGGGAGGAAGCTAG
- the LOC115268042 gene encoding sulfotransferase 1B1: MSETTSRDDVFSYKPLDTELAKALSCPAATAFIEVKPVEKFTASDSPFSDGLPWEPKACVLPEKYQHFAERVRNFTVYDDDVWIITFPKCGTTWTQEMVWLIDHNLDYERAKSESLNSRSVYLEIAGIAKNLPVDTVAAAASKARPRHIKSHLPMALLPKQLWTVKPKIIYVSRNPKDVAVSYWHHYQMIMGYRGTREMFLEALLADQVVYCPQVEHVLDFWRLRSEQNVLFLTYEQMKKNLREVLTKVCDFFGKQYSDEQLDELARHLSFDEMKKNPATNNSDLTRGAMAMNGRKGESFEFMRKGQVGDYKNELPAEYIARLDQYIAEELRDSDFRFDL; the protein is encoded by the exons ATGAGTGAAACAACTTCTCGTGATGACGTATTTTCTTACAAGCCATTGGATACCGAGCTAGCCAAGGCTCTCAGTTGCCCGGCGGCAACAGCATTTATCGAAGTGAAGCCGGTGGAGAAATTTACAGCTTCTGATAGTCCCTTCAGCGACGGTTTACCTTGGGAGCCGAAAGCATGCGTGCTGCCGGAGAAATATCAACACTTTGCCGAGCGGGTGCGAAACTTTACAGTCTATGACGATGACGTATGGATTATTACGTTTCCAAAATGCGGCACCACCTGGACGCAGGAGATGGTCTGGTTGATTGATCATAATCTAGATTATGAACGAGCCAAAAGCGAAAGTCTCAATAGTCGTTCGGTGTATTTGGA AATTGCAGGTATCGCAAAGAACCTTCCCGTTGACACCGTAGCAGCTGCTGCGAGTAAAGCCCGTCCTCGTCATATCAAGTCCCACCTTCCGATGGCGCTTTTGCCGAAACAGCTGTGGACGGTCAAACCGAAGATCATCTACGTGTCCCGAAATCCCAAGGACGTGGCCGTTTCGTACTGGCATCACTATCAGATGATCATGGGCTACCGTGGCACACGTGAAATGTTTTTGGAAGCCCTGCTTGCCGATCAGGTGGTATACTGCCCTCAAGTTGAGCATGTTTTGGATTTCTGGCGCTTACGCAGCGAACAGAACGTTCTGTTTTTGACCTacgagcaaatgaaaaaaaatctgcgggAAGTGCTGACAAAAGTGTGCGACTTTTTTGGAAAGCAATACTCCGATGAACAATTGGACGAACTGGCACGTCATCTCTCGTTTGATGAGATGAAAA AGAACCCGGCGACTAACAACTCTGACTTGACCAGGGGTGCAATGGCAATGAACGGCCGAAAAGGGGAATCATTTGA ATTTATGAGGAAAGGTCAAGTGGGAGACTACAAAAACGAACTCCCAGCAGAGTATATCGCACGTCTGGATCAATACATTGCAGAGGAACTTCGTGATAGTGATTTTAGATTTGATTTATAG
- the LOC109425990 gene encoding luciferin sulfotransferase-like, translated as MEYTEETDPEYLATREELNDPDCFWVKPTDYSSVPCQAKDWEPLPCFLPKQYATMAQRIKDLPVRPDDVWVASYPKSGTTWTQEMMWLICNDLDYERARSITLDDRFPFLEVGSVIPGGSDSVKIVEEMESPRFIKTHLPVALMPDQFWTAKPKLVYVYRKAKPVSVSFYHHYQTLTDYRGSIEQFVKSFINDRVLFSPYHEHILEFKALQGLDNILVINYEDMKKDLKSNVLKVCAFFNKTYTDEQIEELCKHLSFDSMKKNPSVNYDQVINKLLTFSNRLHEKEEANRKFIRKGEIDGWKSDLTDESANKIDEWTRSKITSPEQLKLFL; from the exons ATGGAGTATACTGAAGAAACCGATCCTGAATATCTGGCTACCAGAGAAGAACTGAACGACCCGGATTGTTTTTGGGTGAAACCAACTGATTATTCGTCGGTGCCATGCCAAGCCAAGGACTGGGAACCATTGCCATGCTTTTTGCCCAAACA GTATGCGACCATGGCTCAACGGATCAAAGATTTACCGGTTCGGCCGGATGATGTGTGGGTTGCCTCCTATCCGAAAAGTGGAACAACGTGGACCCAGGAAATGATGTGGCTTATATGTAACGACCTGGACTACGAAAGGGCTCGCAGTATAACACTGGACGACCGTTTCCCTTTCCTGGA GGTAGGCAGTGTTATACCGGGTGGCAGCGATAGTGTGAAAATAGTAGAAGAAATGGAATCGCCCAGGTTCATCAAAACACACCTGCCAGTAGCGCTAATGCCCGATCAATTTTGGACCGCCAAGCCGAAGCTTGTCTACGTATACCGCAAAGCCAAACCCGTGTCAGTTTCTTTCTATCATCATTACCAAACTTTGACAGACTATCGTGGGAGTATAGAGCAATTTGTCAAGTCTTTCATCAACGATCGGGTTTTGTTCTCACCATACCACGAACATATTCTTGAATTCAAAGCATTACAGGGCTTGGATAATATTTTGGTGATCAATTACGAAGACATGAAGAAG GATCTCAAAAGCAACGTCCTTAAAGTATGCGCTTTCTTCAACAAAACGTACaccgatgaacaaattgaggaaCTATGTAAACATCTTTCCTTTGATTCAATGAAGAAGAATCCATCGGTAAATTATGATCAAGTGATAAATAAATTGTTAACATTTTCAAATCGATTGCACGAGAAAGAAGAAGCGAATAGAAA ATTCATACGGAAAGGAGAGATAGATGGATGGAAAAGTGACCTAACTGATGAATCAGCCAACAAAATAGACGAATGGACTCGAAGCAAAATAACATCACCGGAGCAACTGAAGCTGTTCCTCTGA